A section of the Mergibacter septicus genome encodes:
- the cyaY gene encoding iron donor protein CyaY — translation MNVTEFHQQVETVWQHIENELDRQDSDIDCEINGAVMTLTFADDSQIVINKQEPLLELWLASRLGGLHFKIINGEWINTSGQTFWQALEQACTAHGECICFG, via the coding sequence ATGAATGTAACAGAATTTCATCAACAGGTTGAAACGGTATGGCAGCATATCGAAAATGAATTAGATCGACAAGATAGTGATATTGATTGTGAAATTAATGGTGCGGTGATGACCTTAACTTTTGCAGATGATAGTCAAATTGTCATTAATAAACAGGAACCATTACTTGAATTATGGTTAGCTAGCCGTTTAGGTGGTCTGCATTTTAAAATTATAAATGGTGAATGGATCAATACCTCAGGTCAAACTTTTTGGCAAGCACTTGAACAAGCTTGTACGGCTCACGGGGAATGTATTTGTTTTGGGTGA
- the recQ gene encoding DNA helicase RecQ has product MPALIENQPITSALSVLKQVFGYQHFRQGQQEVIEAVLQGKDCLTVMATGNGKSLCYQIPALCFDGMTLVISPLIALMQDQVDQLAANGIEAAYLNSTQDFATRQAVENRAISGQLKLLYLSPEKVMTTAFFHFIHQCKVSFIAIDEAHCVSQWGHDFRPEYSQLGKLKSYFTNIPVMALTATADETTRLDILHHLKLHQPYQYIGSFDRSNIRYTLVEKVKPFEQLISFVKSQKGKSGIIYCNSRSKVEKITELLAKKGVNAAGYHAGMDAVLREKIQRDFQRDNLQIVVATVAFGMGINKSNVRFVLHFDLPRSIEAYYQETGRAGRDDLPAQAVLFYNPADYLWLKQVLEEKPKSEQQRIEQHKLQLMGEFAEAQTCRRLVLLNYFGEYRQTPCGNCDICLDPPKKYDALVDAQKFLSVVYRTGQRFGLHYVIGVLRGLNNQKIKDYQHDKLSVYGIGKEKSAEHWISISRQLVHLGYLVQNITNHSALQLTEAARPLLRGDISLQLAIPRFSLVATPKVVRKGGNYDKDLFARLRFLRKQIADKENIPPYVIFNDAALQEMAQYHPTSNAEMLEINGVGERKLERFAPAFLQIIREYQAR; this is encoded by the coding sequence ATGCCTGCTTTGATAGAAAATCAACCAATAACATCGGCTTTATCTGTATTGAAGCAGGTTTTCGGCTATCAACATTTTCGTCAAGGACAACAAGAAGTTATTGAGGCAGTTTTACAAGGCAAAGATTGTTTAACCGTGATGGCAACAGGAAATGGCAAATCACTTTGCTATCAGATCCCAGCACTTTGTTTTGATGGAATGACTCTAGTTATTTCTCCTTTGATCGCCTTGATGCAAGATCAAGTTGATCAATTGGCGGCGAATGGGATTGAAGCAGCTTATCTTAATTCCACCCAAGATTTTGCGACTAGACAAGCAGTAGAAAATAGGGCGATTAGTGGACAGTTAAAACTACTTTATCTTTCACCTGAAAAAGTGATGACAACCGCTTTCTTCCATTTTATTCATCAATGTAAAGTGAGTTTTATTGCTATTGATGAAGCACATTGTGTGTCACAATGGGGGCATGATTTTCGTCCTGAATATAGTCAATTAGGTAAGTTGAAGAGCTATTTTACTAATATTCCTGTGATGGCATTAACTGCGACTGCAGATGAAACAACTCGTCTTGATATTTTACATCACTTAAAACTACATCAGCCTTATCAATATATCGGGAGTTTTGATCGTTCGAATATTCGTTATACGTTGGTTGAGAAAGTCAAACCGTTTGAACAGCTAATTAGTTTTGTAAAGTCCCAAAAAGGGAAAAGTGGCATTATTTATTGTAATAGTCGTAGTAAAGTAGAAAAAATCACAGAATTACTCGCTAAAAAAGGAGTTAATGCCGCAGGTTATCATGCGGGTATGGATGCTGTATTGCGTGAGAAAATTCAACGGGATTTTCAACGAGATAATTTGCAGATAGTGGTGGCAACGGTTGCTTTCGGTATGGGAATTAATAAATCAAATGTTCGCTTTGTGTTGCATTTTGATCTTCCCCGTAGTATTGAGGCTTATTACCAAGAAACAGGCCGAGCAGGGCGTGATGATCTGCCTGCTCAAGCGGTACTTTTTTATAATCCTGCCGATTATCTCTGGTTAAAACAAGTTTTAGAAGAAAAGCCTAAGAGTGAACAACAACGGATTGAACAGCATAAATTACAATTAATGGGGGAGTTTGCAGAAGCTCAAACATGTCGCCGTTTAGTCTTATTAAATTATTTTGGTGAATACCGGCAAACACCTTGTGGCAATTGTGATATTTGTTTAGATCCCCCGAAAAAATATGATGCACTGGTTGATGCTCAAAAATTTTTATCTGTGGTATATCGTACTGGGCAACGGTTTGGTTTGCATTATGTCATTGGTGTATTGCGTGGTTTAAATAATCAAAAAATTAAAGACTATCAACATGATAAATTATCTGTTTATGGTATAGGGAAAGAGAAATCAGCGGAGCATTGGATCAGTATTAGTCGTCAGCTAGTTCATTTAGGTTATCTGGTACAAAATATTACTAACCATTCCGCATTACAGTTGACTGAAGCAGCTCGCCCATTATTACGTGGTGATATTAGTTTACAACTTGCGATACCACGTTTTTCTTTAGTAGCAACACCGAAAGTTGTGCGTAAAGGTGGGAATTATGATAAAGATCTATTTGCACGTTTGCGATTTTTACGCAAACAAATCGCAGATAAAGAGAATATCCCTCCTTACGTTATTTTTAATGATGCGGCGTTACAAGAAATGGCTCAATATCATCCAACCTCCAATGCTGAAATGTTAGAAATTAATGGGGTAGGGGAACGTAAATTAGAACGTTTTGCACCAGCATTTTTACAGATAATTAGAGAATATCAGGCAAGATAA
- the lptM gene encoding LPS translocon maturation chaperone LptM: protein MKKLFVLCLLAISLTACGVKGPLFQPTSDNSLSTIK, encoded by the coding sequence ATGAAAAAACTATTTGTGCTTTGTTTACTTGCTATTTCACTGACCGCTTGTGGCGTAAAAGGACCACTTTTTCAACCAACCTCCGATAACTCACTCTCAACAATCAAATAA
- a CDS encoding DUF805 domain-containing protein gives MSIWQALFSFQGRLNRQGFWIGTGICSLLLLLIANLLPFELPNGTNFWLYLPLLLITYCQLAIIVKRLHDRGRSAMALSILIVPIICYFIGHQIEGTMHLILGTIFPVFIATMLCLEWGVFAGKEANCYGKKGETIKFIQGK, from the coding sequence ATGTCCATCTGGCAAGCACTATTTAGTTTTCAAGGTCGCCTTAACCGACAAGGATTTTGGATTGGGACAGGAATTTGCTCACTACTTCTATTGCTGATTGCAAATCTATTACCTTTTGAGTTACCAAATGGAACTAATTTCTGGCTATATCTTCCCTTACTTCTCATCACCTATTGTCAGCTTGCAATTATCGTTAAACGACTTCACGATCGTGGACGTTCAGCAATGGCATTATCGATCCTCATTGTGCCAATTATATGTTATTTTATTGGACATCAAATTGAAGGCACAATGCATCTTATCTTAGGGACTATCTTTCCCGTCTTTATAGCAACAATGTTATGTCTAGAATGGGGTGTATTTGCGGGTAAAGAAGCAAATTGCTACGGCAAGAAAGGTGAAACGATTAAATTTATTCAAGGAAAATAA
- the hslO gene encoding Hsp33 family molecular chaperone HslO has translation MQNYIQDNDKLYRYLFQHRAARGEWVRLNQTFSDSLNTHQYPTVVQNLLGEMLVATALLTATLKFKGDITLQIRGDGALSLALVNGNDQQQLRALARLKEETDPQFWQHATFSQLVGKAVLVISINPTVGERYQGIIALDKPTLAECLEDYFLRSEQLQTQLVIRSGQYQGQAVAAGMLVQIMPDGSGNEGDFEHLATLTATVKDDELFGLTAQELLYRLYHEETVEIYPAQETHFFCGCSQQRSEAALLLLSDQELEEIFAEKSSLDMQCECCGAKYIFTAEMIKQLKAVH, from the coding sequence ATGCAAAATTATATTCAAGATAACGACAAACTTTACCGCTACCTTTTTCAACATCGAGCTGCTCGTGGTGAGTGGGTGCGTTTAAATCAGACTTTTAGCGATAGCCTTAATACTCACCAATATCCTACTGTGGTGCAAAATTTATTAGGTGAAATGCTCGTGGCGACAGCCCTCTTGACCGCTACTCTAAAATTTAAAGGTGATATTACCTTACAAATCCGAGGTGACGGTGCATTATCGCTTGCTTTAGTTAATGGTAATGATCAGCAACAACTTCGTGCCTTAGCCCGTTTAAAAGAAGAGACTGATCCACAATTTTGGCAACACGCAACTTTCAGTCAATTAGTGGGAAAAGCCGTGTTAGTCATCTCGATTAACCCTACTGTTGGAGAACGCTATCAAGGTATTATTGCACTAGATAAACCAACCCTTGCTGAATGCTTAGAAGATTATTTTCTTCGTTCAGAACAACTCCAAACCCAATTAGTTATTCGTAGTGGTCAATATCAAGGACAGGCAGTTGCTGCGGGGATGCTAGTCCAAATAATGCCTGATGGTTCTGGCAATGAAGGAGATTTTGAACATTTAGCAACGCTTACGGCAACAGTAAAAGATGATGAATTATTCGGTTTAACTGCACAAGAATTGCTGTATCGCCTCTATCACGAAGAAACTGTTGAAATCTATCCAGCACAAGAAACCCATTTTTTCTGTGGTTGTTCACAACAACGTTCAGAAGCAGCATTACTGCTACTATCAGATCAAGAGCTTGAAGAGATTTTCGCCGAGAAAAGCAGTTTAGATATGCAATGTGAATGTTGTGGTGCTAAATATATTTTTACCGCAGAAATGATTAAACAGTTAAAAGCAGTTCATTAA
- the lysA gene encoding diaminopimelate decarboxylase produces MDYFNYKNNQLYAEDVAVTALAKQYGTPLYIYSRATLERHWHAFDRALGNHPHLICYAVKANSNIALLQLLAQLGSGFDIVSGGELERVLVAGGDPKKVVFSGVAKSHAEIRRALEVGIRCFNVESEAELRRINHIATELGKKAPISLRVNPDVDAKTHPYISTGLKNNKFGINVEQARATYHLASTLTGIEIVGLDCHIGSQLTELQPFLDSADRLLVLLNQLKQDGIQLKHLDLGGGLGVCYHQETPPHPQEYAQALLAKFAQYPDLEIILEPGRAIAANAGILVTKVEYLKFNQHINFAIVDTGMNDMIRPALYQAYMEIIEVDRNLTRESHLYDVVGPICETSDFLGKQRQLAIAEGDLLAQRSAGAYGASMASHYNSHPKAAEVLVDGDLTYLIKRRENIADLWQYEQLISSR; encoded by the coding sequence ATGGATTACTTTAACTATAAAAACAATCAGTTATATGCAGAAGATGTTGCAGTAACAGCATTAGCGAAACAATATGGCACACCTCTTTATATTTATTCTCGTGCAACCTTAGAACGCCATTGGCATGCTTTTGATCGTGCATTAGGCAATCACCCTCACTTAATCTGTTATGCCGTCAAAGCTAATTCCAATATTGCACTATTACAATTATTAGCTCAACTTGGTTCTGGCTTTGATATTGTCTCTGGTGGTGAATTAGAACGAGTATTAGTTGCTGGTGGTGATCCGAAAAAAGTTGTTTTCTCTGGGGTCGCAAAATCCCATGCGGAAATTCGCCGAGCATTAGAAGTTGGAATTCGCTGTTTTAATGTTGAATCTGAAGCGGAATTACGACGTATCAACCATATTGCAACTGAATTGGGAAAAAAAGCACCTATTTCTTTGCGAGTGAACCCAGATGTTGATGCCAAAACGCACCCTTATATTTCAACAGGATTAAAAAATAATAAATTTGGTATTAATGTTGAACAAGCTCGTGCAACCTACCACCTAGCCTCAACCTTAACGGGTATCGAAATTGTTGGTCTTGACTGTCATATTGGTTCTCAACTTACCGAATTACAACCATTTTTAGATTCAGCAGATCGTTTATTAGTGCTACTTAATCAACTCAAACAAGACGGTATTCAATTAAAACATCTTGATCTCGGTGGTGGTTTAGGCGTTTGCTATCACCAAGAAACACCACCCCATCCTCAAGAATATGCCCAAGCATTATTGGCAAAATTCGCACAATATCCAGATTTAGAAATTATTCTTGAACCAGGACGAGCCATTGCTGCCAATGCTGGCATTTTGGTTACTAAAGTAGAATATCTCAAATTTAATCAACATATTAATTTTGCTATCGTTGATACAGGTATGAATGATATGATCCGTCCAGCACTATACCAAGCCTATATGGAAATAATTGAAGTAGATCGTAATCTAACTCGAGAAAGCCATCTTTATGATGTTGTTGGTCCGATTTGTGAAACCTCCGACTTCTTAGGAAAACAACGTCAACTGGCTATTGCAGAAGGAGATCTTTTAGCACAACGCTCTGCTGGAGCCTATGGTGCCAGTATGGCATCACACTATAATTCCCATCCTAAAGCAGCAGAAGTACTTGTTGATGGTGATCTTACTTATCTCATTAAACGGCGAGAAAATATTGCAGACTTATGGCAATATGAACAACTTATTTCATCACGCTAA